Proteins found in one Dryobates pubescens isolate bDryPub1 chromosome 1, bDryPub1.pri, whole genome shotgun sequence genomic segment:
- the HESX1 gene encoding homeobox expressed in ES cells 1 yields the protein MLAEGESMASTSLCAANTSASPSLRKVSGFAENKTTQCSFSIESILGLEQKKDGIPSARPHRPWMDACTDVVLGDDNNPHLQIPVVCYEKPLFCANSNPVQEEKVLKCEKYFSVTERLSFKRELSWYRGRRPRTAFTRNQIEVLEDVFKMNSYPGIDIREELARKLDLDEDRIQIWFQNRRAKLKRSHRESQFLMVKSTFTSSLLE from the exons ATGCTGGCTGAAGGTGAAAGCATGGCAAGTACGTCGCTGTGTGCTGCTAATACATCAGCCTCTCCCAGTCTTCGGAAAGTGTCAGGTtttgcagaaaacaaaaccacacagtgCTCGTTTTCCATTGAAAGTATTTTGGGACTGGAGCAAAAAAAAGATGGCATTCCATCTGCGAGACCTCACAGACCTTGGATGGATGCATGCACTGACGTGG ttttaggTGATGACAATAATCCCCATCTGCAAATCCCTGTTGTTTGCTATGAAAAGCCATTATTTTGTGCTAACAGTAATCCAGTGCAAGAGGAAAAAGTTTTGAaatgtgaaaaatatttttcagtgaCTGAAAGGCTTTCTTTCAAACGAGAACTGAGCTGGTACAGGGGTAGAAGACCAAGAACTGCATTCACTAGAAACCAG ATTGAAGTCTTGGAAGATGTTTTTAAGATGAACTCCTACCCTGGCATTGATATTAGAGAAGAGCTAGCTCGCAAATTAGATTTAGATGAAGACAGGATCCAG ATCTGGTTCCAGAACCGTCGTGCAAAGCTGAAAAGATCACATCGTGAATCCCAGTTTCTAATGGTGAAAAGTActttcacctccagcctgctaGAGTAG